A window of Pirellula sp. SH-Sr6A contains these coding sequences:
- a CDS encoding pyridoxine 5'-phosphate synthase, whose amino-acid sequence MVELGVNIDHVATIRQARRTVEPDPVAAAYFAELGGADTITVHLREDRRHIQDRDVRILKETVHIKLNFELSCAPEIVDICCATHPRQATLVPERREEVTTEGGLNLLRGDGVVEQAIEKLRDQGIEVSLFIDPDREQIEKAEALGVHAIELHTGQYALARGADQRRELDRLTQAGVIATDLGLRLHAGHGLTYQNVIPIASIPNMFELNIGHSIVSRAVLVGFQAAVAEMKRLIQVPRA is encoded by the coding sequence ATGGTAGAGCTAGGAGTCAATATTGACCACGTTGCCACAATTCGTCAAGCGCGTCGCACGGTCGAACCCGATCCAGTCGCAGCGGCATACTTTGCGGAGCTAGGTGGTGCCGACACCATCACGGTCCATCTCCGGGAAGACCGCCGACACATCCAAGACCGCGATGTGCGAATTCTCAAAGAAACGGTGCATATCAAACTGAACTTTGAACTTTCGTGTGCACCCGAGATTGTCGATATCTGCTGCGCGACCCATCCGCGTCAGGCAACACTGGTTCCCGAACGCCGCGAGGAAGTCACTACCGAGGGTGGACTCAATCTTCTTCGAGGAGACGGGGTCGTAGAGCAAGCGATCGAGAAACTCCGTGATCAAGGGATCGAAGTCAGTCTGTTTATCGATCCCGATCGCGAACAAATCGAAAAGGCGGAGGCCCTAGGTGTCCACGCGATCGAATTGCACACAGGCCAATATGCTTTGGCCCGGGGTGCTGATCAGCGGCGGGAGTTGGATCGACTCACTCAGGCAGGTGTCATTGCCACCGATCTGGGGCTGCGTCTGCACGCAGGGCATGGTCTCACCTATCAGAATGTGATTCCCATCGCGTCCATCCCTAACATGTTCGAGCTCAACATCGGTCACAGCATCGTCAGCCGGGCAGTGTTGGTAGGATTCCAGGCAGCTGTAGCCGAAATGAAACGCTTGATCCAAGTCCCTCGAGCATAA
- a CDS encoding S1C family serine protease — protein MAPHPTDQPADSFNDRPIAEESLREGSIDRSPSPPPFLFPTDASPSTPREGVEPAENAPANGIPGMQTEGLPRDEEFLEEVASEPSPGNAYSSAKSLFLSTLTSLAVVVVLLAVLRLLLPATLELSRYSWHRGQLRAEYEVAGEQLQQVSLEGLSSISQTVAKRVVPSVVHITTSMAESPLTSVIGRRSMTGHGSGVIIDKGGWILTNSHVLDDGPVIHVYLADERNCLAELVGSDPLTDLAVLKIKADDLLPIAWGDSDVAQVGSPVWAVGSPFGLTGSITFGIVSSKHRLDLSGTQYDDSGSVRTGRDRKRGPTARYSDLMQTDVAVNPGNSGGPLVNGRGELIGINTAIIGESYRGVSFAIPSNVARQVFDEIVQNGKMRRGWLGVEFVSVSRYQQLRGEEMPLETTYELTKEQTGAMANRILPGSPAELAGLAEGDCIISVNGIAIRGVEDAIFRIGNSQPGSSVDLEIERNAERQRLSITIGQRPD, from the coding sequence ATGGCCCCCCATCCCACCGATCAGCCTGCTGACTCGTTCAACGACCGGCCCATCGCCGAAGAATCTCTGCGGGAGGGCTCGATCGATCGCTCCCCGTCCCCACCCCCATTCCTATTTCCTACCGATGCCTCGCCATCCACGCCGCGAGAGGGTGTGGAGCCCGCGGAAAATGCTCCAGCAAATGGAATCCCAGGGATGCAGACGGAGGGCTTGCCACGCGACGAGGAATTTCTGGAAGAGGTTGCCTCCGAACCCTCTCCTGGGAACGCCTACTCCAGCGCCAAGTCCCTGTTTTTATCAACCTTGACGAGCTTAGCGGTCGTCGTCGTCCTCCTGGCCGTCCTCCGTCTTCTCCTCCCGGCGACCTTGGAGTTGTCTCGGTATTCCTGGCATCGGGGCCAATTGCGCGCCGAATACGAAGTCGCCGGGGAACAACTCCAACAAGTATCCTTGGAAGGGCTCTCCAGCATCTCTCAAACGGTCGCCAAACGAGTCGTCCCGAGCGTCGTGCATATCACCACGAGCATGGCCGAATCACCCCTGACCAGCGTGATCGGCCGCCGGTCGATGACCGGACACGGCAGCGGAGTCATTATCGATAAAGGCGGTTGGATCCTCACCAATAGTCACGTGCTCGACGACGGGCCGGTCATCCATGTTTATTTGGCGGACGAGCGCAATTGCCTCGCAGAATTGGTCGGGAGCGATCCTTTGACCGATCTCGCGGTTCTCAAAATCAAAGCGGACGACTTGCTTCCGATCGCTTGGGGGGACAGCGACGTCGCTCAGGTCGGCTCGCCGGTTTGGGCCGTCGGTAGCCCCTTTGGATTGACTGGTTCGATTACTTTTGGAATCGTGAGCAGCAAACATCGGCTGGATTTGTCCGGGACGCAATACGACGACTCAGGATCCGTCCGCACCGGACGAGATCGCAAACGTGGTCCCACGGCCCGATACAGCGACCTCATGCAGACCGATGTCGCGGTCAATCCTGGCAATAGCGGCGGACCTCTCGTCAATGGGCGCGGCGAATTGATCGGGATCAACACCGCCATCATCGGGGAGTCCTACCGAGGTGTCAGTTTTGCGATCCCTAGCAATGTGGCCCGCCAAGTCTTCGACGAAATTGTTCAGAACGGAAAGATGCGCCGCGGCTGGCTAGGAGTGGAATTCGTTTCCGTCTCGCGATACCAACAGCTTCGAGGGGAGGAAATGCCTCTTGAAACAACCTACGAACTGACGAAGGAGCAAACGGGAGCAATGGCCAATCGGATCTTGCCCGGTTCTCCCGCCGAACTCGCTGGGCTCGCCGAAGGAGACTGCATTATCTCCGTCAACGGCATCGCAATCCGAGGCGTCGAAGATGCCATCTTCCGAATAGGCAATAGTCAGCCAGGATCGAGCGTGGACCTGGAGATCGAACGCAACGCCGAGCGACAACGCCTTTCGATTACGATTGGACAGCGTCCCGATTGA
- a CDS encoding metallophosphoesterase: protein MRCYFLSDLHLFSRRTDFGRYERVLEQAADRAGAVILGGDIFDFKWSCYPSLDSTIEKAVEWLSELTDRHPNCSFYYLLGNHDSHPRYVSALDRLVFEKKNLQWQPYWLRFGHAVFLHGDVLDGGMDHHEVDERRKKHSGDPVPESYRHWLYDVAVQVKVHRAVATFARRRAWVLKKLARYLREQGLDATQGVTDVYFGHTHRSMTSVRYDGLVFHNGGACIKGLPFRILELQLAS, encoded by the coding sequence ATGCGATGTTACTTCCTCTCGGATCTGCACCTGTTCTCGAGGAGGACTGATTTCGGTCGATATGAACGGGTTTTGGAACAAGCAGCCGACCGGGCGGGCGCAGTCATTCTGGGTGGTGATATCTTTGACTTTAAGTGGAGCTGTTATCCATCGCTCGACTCGACGATCGAAAAAGCCGTGGAATGGCTTTCTGAATTAACCGATCGACACCCCAACTGCAGCTTCTATTATCTGTTGGGAAATCACGATTCCCACCCCCGCTACGTTTCAGCCTTGGACCGTTTGGTGTTCGAGAAGAAGAATTTGCAGTGGCAGCCGTACTGGCTTCGATTCGGACACGCTGTCTTCTTGCATGGAGATGTGCTGGATGGTGGGATGGATCATCACGAAGTGGACGAACGGAGAAAAAAGCACAGCGGCGATCCTGTACCGGAATCGTATCGGCATTGGTTGTACGACGTAGCGGTTCAAGTGAAGGTGCATCGGGCCGTGGCCACCTTTGCGAGGAGGAGAGCATGGGTCTTGAAAAAGCTCGCCCGGTATTTGAGAGAGCAAGGGCTCGACGCGACGCAGGGAGTCACGGATGTCTATTTCGGGCATACGCATCGCTCAATGACATCCGTCCGCTATGATGGCTTGGTGTTTCACAACGGAGGAGCGTGTATCAAGGGACTTCCATTTCGGATCCTGGAACTGCAGCTTGCGAGTTAA
- the cls gene encoding cardiolipin synthase, with amino-acid sequence MLSVLPSLNEFPEFYWGIIALLLHTGLTMTIVIRVIMSNRSVGATLSWIAVVFMFPMLGPGVYLLIGELRLGSRRARLVRQLREPSRLRYRKLDRGDLRVHWHSVGEDCEMLARAAERMLEVPALPGNHFELLSDWEDVFDRMIQDIDGAQVSCDMEFYIWHDAGRTRDVAEALMRAAERGVTCRVLVDGIGSLPFLRSDTIQVLRRKGIRVEAALPGGIWRIPFVRFDLRMHRKLVLIDDQIAWTGSLNLVDPRFFKSEAGFGQWIDAMTRLEGPAVEALAITFQQDWYVETDLGGTELPDVTGDQLIRKRGTAAVQVLPSGPANQVEAIERLLITAIYLARRELVITTPYFVPSEALQMALATASQRGVKVIVVVPAIVDSLLVRWASQAFMGDLMQSGVFIAKFHGGLLHTKSVTIDGHISLFGSLNMDPRSFRLNFELTLAVYDITFTNTLRALQQEYLNQSEMIDPVAWFSRSFLTRFGEKTARLMGPLL; translated from the coding sequence ATGCTGAGTGTTCTGCCGAGTCTGAACGAGTTCCCTGAGTTCTATTGGGGCATCATCGCATTATTGCTCCATACCGGATTGACGATGACGATCGTTATCCGCGTCATCATGAGCAATCGTTCGGTAGGGGCGACTCTTTCCTGGATCGCCGTGGTGTTCATGTTTCCGATGCTTGGGCCGGGAGTTTACTTGTTGATCGGCGAGTTGCGACTCGGTTCGCGCCGCGCGAGATTGGTAAGGCAACTCCGAGAACCTTCGCGACTTCGATATCGAAAACTGGATCGAGGGGACCTGCGGGTGCATTGGCATTCCGTTGGAGAGGATTGTGAAATGTTGGCCAGGGCTGCTGAACGCATGCTCGAAGTACCAGCGTTGCCCGGCAATCACTTTGAACTGCTAAGCGATTGGGAGGATGTCTTTGATCGCATGATCCAAGACATCGATGGTGCGCAAGTCAGCTGCGATATGGAGTTTTATATTTGGCATGATGCCGGGCGGACACGCGACGTAGCCGAGGCGTTGATGCGAGCTGCCGAGCGTGGGGTAACGTGTCGTGTTCTGGTCGACGGCATCGGTAGCTTGCCATTCCTTCGCAGCGATACCATTCAAGTGCTCCGCCGAAAGGGAATACGGGTTGAGGCGGCGTTGCCAGGGGGGATTTGGCGCATTCCTTTTGTGCGATTCGATCTCCGCATGCATCGCAAGCTCGTGCTGATCGACGACCAAATCGCTTGGACCGGGAGTCTCAATCTGGTCGATCCTAGGTTCTTCAAAAGCGAGGCTGGGTTCGGGCAATGGATCGATGCGATGACCCGACTGGAAGGCCCCGCCGTCGAAGCGTTGGCGATCACATTCCAGCAGGATTGGTATGTCGAAACCGATTTGGGTGGAACCGAATTACCCGACGTGACGGGAGATCAATTGATTCGCAAACGCGGGACCGCGGCGGTTCAAGTCCTCCCGTCGGGACCGGCCAATCAAGTGGAAGCGATCGAGCGATTGCTAATCACCGCGATCTATCTCGCGCGCCGAGAGCTCGTGATCACCACTCCTTACTTTGTTCCGAGCGAGGCGCTGCAAATGGCGTTGGCCACCGCGTCGCAGCGAGGAGTAAAGGTAATCGTCGTGGTACCTGCAATCGTCGACTCGTTGTTGGTCCGCTGGGCGAGTCAAGCCTTCATGGGTGACCTCATGCAGTCGGGGGTCTTCATCGCCAAATTTCACGGTGGTCTTTTGCATACTAAGAGCGTGACGATCGATGGGCATATCAGCCTGTTTGGTTCGCTCAACATGGATCCGCGAAGCTTTCGCTTGAACTTTGAGCTCACTCTCGCGGTGTACGATATCACCTTTACCAATACCCTTCGAGCATTGCAGCAGGAGTATCTCAACCAATCGGAAATGATCGATCCGGTTGCTTGGTTCAGTCGTTCGTTCCTAACTCGATTCGGAGAAAAGACAGCTCGGCTTATGGGGCCGCTTCTTTGA
- a CDS encoding universal stress protein has protein sequence MKVLLATDGSSTAMDAASLLARLPHRDRLELTILFVNQAYEFFGVVESQSVVDRCIAEEKSRGMEACQRAAHLFQGANATVETLVVDGHPGETIVDTAADKQVDLIVLGATGHTKIDRFLLGSVSDFVATHAKCSVLVARSQMLEELKQHELRICVGIDDSDRSSNAFSKFCEAGWTVPAQVDFVGVVRLPYTYSDIPIAIDTSNSKKSMQAKLAQTVVQCQHRFPAASIHVEEANHVGDTLVRFATKHHSDLMMLGDTGKGLMGRFLLGSVTRYVLRNAPCSIWISR, from the coding sequence ATGAAAGTATTGCTTGCTACCGACGGCTCCTCGACCGCGATGGATGCCGCATCCCTTCTAGCGCGATTGCCCCATCGCGACCGGTTGGAGCTCACGATTTTATTCGTCAATCAGGCGTACGAGTTCTTTGGAGTTGTCGAGTCGCAAAGCGTTGTAGATCGTTGTATCGCAGAAGAAAAATCGCGTGGTATGGAGGCTTGCCAACGCGCAGCACATTTATTTCAAGGTGCGAACGCGACCGTAGAGACGCTAGTCGTCGATGGCCATCCGGGGGAGACGATCGTCGATACGGCAGCAGACAAACAAGTTGACTTGATCGTTCTTGGAGCGACCGGCCACACGAAAATCGATCGCTTTCTGCTAGGGAGCGTCAGCGATTTTGTTGCGACTCATGCGAAATGTTCAGTGCTGGTGGCCCGTTCGCAAATGCTAGAAGAGCTGAAGCAGCATGAGCTTCGGATCTGTGTCGGTATCGACGACTCGGACCGGTCCAGCAATGCGTTCAGCAAATTCTGCGAAGCAGGGTGGACGGTTCCTGCCCAGGTCGATTTTGTGGGAGTAGTTCGGCTCCCTTACACCTATTCGGACATCCCCATCGCGATCGATACGTCTAACAGCAAGAAGAGCATGCAAGCGAAGCTCGCTCAAACCGTCGTTCAATGCCAACATCGGTTTCCTGCGGCGTCGATCCATGTGGAAGAAGCAAACCATGTAGGGGACACGCTGGTTCGATTCGCGACGAAGCATCACTCGGATTTGATGATGCTAGGGGATACCGGCAAGGGACTGATGGGACGGTTTCTCTTAGGAAGCGTCACCCGATATGTTTTGCGGAATGCCCCTTGCTCCATCTGGATCAGCCGTTGA
- a CDS encoding DinB family protein, translating to MESVEPYFQKYLNRVVAGAEPVDQLRSQAGNLVHWAERVEPAATTVVHAPYTWTFRQVLQHIIDTERVFAFRALWFARGANEPLPSFDEHAFSRHSLANEIDWTKLVDEFHSVRAASVSLFGNLPPDAWKRAGIAAGYKMDVTMLCGMIFGHLDHHFEILRSRLLSETSR from the coding sequence GTGGAAAGCGTAGAGCCTTATTTTCAAAAGTACTTGAATCGCGTCGTAGCAGGCGCGGAGCCGGTGGATCAGCTTCGCTCGCAGGCAGGAAACTTGGTTCACTGGGCGGAGCGGGTCGAACCGGCTGCCACGACGGTGGTTCACGCGCCGTATACATGGACCTTTCGCCAAGTGCTCCAGCACATCATCGATACGGAGCGCGTATTTGCCTTTCGGGCACTGTGGTTTGCGCGCGGCGCTAACGAGCCACTGCCCTCCTTCGATGAACACGCGTTCTCTCGTCACTCCCTCGCGAATGAAATCGATTGGACGAAATTGGTCGATGAATTCCACTCGGTTCGTGCCGCATCCGTTTCGCTGTTTGGCAATTTGCCTCCCGATGCGTGGAAACGTGCCGGCATCGCGGCGGGTTATAAGATGGATGTAACGATGCTTTGCGGAATGATATTCGGACATTTGGATCATCATTTTGAAATCCTTCGGAGCAGGCTGCTTTCCGAAACCTCGCGATAG
- a CDS encoding CehA/McbA family metallohydrolase — translation MALFCCLGGVSQAGDEQVLTTGRLHLGKPGQWEWDHFEGVPVDAESLEIRFASKANASEQTLRVWQRDVKLSWTIKLNDRKLGTLESFEGAMESLCAVPPGLLREGENVLRIEAPTALDDIEVGPIAIVPTSRNELLKETRIEVSVVDRETGSEIPSRLTLTKPDGTLQPLLAEPARDVATRVGVVYAREGKASLSLPQGEYVLTAGRGFEWGTDTTRISLSPGESKRIVLSLRREVSTEGWIATDSHIHTLTHSGHGDARLDERMITIAGEGIELAIATDHNHHVDYGPVQKSMDLQDRFTSVIGNEVTTKRGHFNAFPIQPGAPVVDHKLEDWSKLLPAIRSTPGVEVITLNHPRDLHSGFIPLEGTHFHPKTGQHDDAKALKSVDAIEVVTSAALQSDIHQLIRDWFALLNRGHRIAAIGSSDTHDVSRFILGQGRTYVAAKDSDPAHLDLEEVWQSYQKGRLLVSMGLLAQFRINNRFAVGDLATELGSHLDVEALVSGPSWAKADHVALYANGILLREVDIDDQGKAGEKAKIRWRIPRPAHDVHVVVIATGPGVASAHWALPRPWQPTSKTIASRVIGLTNPIWVDGDGDGEFQSAYAYASRLLEKHGEDRAALAKDLDRFDGSVTTQVESLQSTGR, via the coding sequence ATGGCCTTGTTTTGCTGCCTGGGAGGTGTTTCTCAAGCCGGTGACGAACAGGTGCTCACGACCGGCCGTCTCCATTTGGGTAAGCCAGGTCAGTGGGAATGGGACCATTTCGAAGGAGTACCCGTCGATGCGGAGTCCTTAGAAATACGTTTCGCATCGAAGGCCAACGCATCGGAGCAAACCCTGAGAGTATGGCAGCGCGATGTCAAACTGTCTTGGACGATCAAGCTCAATGACCGAAAGCTTGGGACACTCGAGTCCTTCGAAGGTGCCATGGAAAGCCTGTGCGCGGTCCCTCCCGGCTTGCTTCGCGAAGGAGAGAATGTTTTGAGAATCGAGGCCCCCACCGCGCTCGACGATATCGAGGTGGGGCCGATTGCCATCGTTCCTACTTCGAGGAACGAGCTGCTGAAGGAAACACGGATCGAAGTTTCGGTTGTCGACAGGGAGACAGGAAGCGAGATCCCTTCTCGCCTTACCTTAACCAAACCCGACGGAACATTGCAGCCGTTGCTAGCGGAGCCCGCGCGCGATGTGGCCACGCGCGTGGGTGTCGTCTACGCGCGCGAAGGCAAGGCCTCGTTGTCGCTACCACAAGGAGAATACGTCCTCACGGCAGGACGTGGTTTCGAGTGGGGAACGGACACGACTCGCATTTCGCTGAGTCCAGGAGAATCGAAACGCATAGTACTCTCTCTGCGTCGCGAAGTTTCCACCGAGGGCTGGATCGCTACAGACAGCCACATTCATACACTGACTCACAGCGGTCATGGTGACGCTCGACTTGATGAACGGATGATCACCATTGCAGGTGAAGGGATCGAGCTGGCTATTGCGACCGATCACAACCACCATGTCGATTATGGGCCGGTGCAGAAGAGTATGGATTTACAAGACCGATTCACATCGGTGATCGGCAATGAAGTCACAACCAAGCGGGGGCATTTCAACGCGTTTCCAATCCAACCCGGTGCACCGGTCGTCGATCATAAATTGGAAGATTGGTCGAAGCTATTGCCTGCGATCCGATCGACGCCTGGCGTGGAGGTTATCACTCTCAATCACCCGCGGGATCTCCACAGCGGCTTTATCCCATTAGAAGGAACACACTTCCATCCAAAGACGGGACAGCACGACGATGCCAAGGCGTTAAAAAGTGTCGATGCCATCGAAGTGGTGACATCTGCCGCCTTGCAGTCGGATATCCATCAGCTGATTCGCGATTGGTTCGCATTGCTCAATCGCGGGCATCGGATCGCTGCGATCGGCTCCAGCGACACCCATGACGTCAGTCGTTTCATCCTGGGACAAGGTCGCACCTATGTTGCAGCAAAAGACTCCGACCCGGCTCATCTCGATCTGGAAGAGGTTTGGCAAAGTTATCAGAAAGGACGACTGTTGGTGAGTATGGGCCTGCTGGCTCAATTCCGAATCAACAATCGATTTGCGGTAGGCGATTTAGCGACCGAGCTTGGCAGCCATCTGGACGTCGAGGCCCTCGTTTCGGGACCGTCTTGGGCAAAGGCTGATCACGTGGCCCTCTACGCCAATGGCATACTTCTGCGCGAGGTGGACATTGACGATCAGGGTAAGGCGGGAGAGAAAGCGAAAATCCGCTGGCGCATACCGAGGCCTGCTCACGATGTGCATGTGGTGGTGATTGCGACCGGTCCAGGTGTGGCATCCGCGCATTGGGCACTACCGAGACCCTGGCAACCGACCAGTAAAACAATCGCATCGCGCGTGATCGGATTGACCAACCCGATCTGGGTGGATGGTGACGGAGACGGTGAATTTCAATCAGCCTACGCGTACGCGTCGCGGCTGCTAGAAAAGCATGGTGAGGACCGAGCGGCATTAGCGAAGGATTTGGATCGCTTCGATGGCAGCGTCACGACGCAAGTCGAGTCGCTGCAATCGACCGGGCGATAA
- a CDS encoding Gfo/Idh/MocA family protein: MAFQLSRRRVLQSAVTAGALAGLAPQHYRRVLGANSRLRIASIGTGGKGWSDLLGVAASPSVDVAALCDIDSSKEHLGRAAEKYPHAATFDDWRKLLDTSKDVQGVLVSTPDFMHAPISLAAMQLGKHIFCQKPLTHTVFEARQMRLAAKKAGVVTQMCNQIQSHSAYRTAVHWVHSGLIGKVKEVHSWQSNNPTWPRHIDTPAGADPVPSHIRWDLWQGVAPETAYKANLYHPFNWRGWQAFGTGQLGDFGCHILDPVFKALKLTSPVSLQVAAPALKKESWTDRCTVQYLFPGTEYTTAGRLPVTWYDAAGVEPPRDRIQDIPSDVALPKAGSVLIGEKGSLVIPHVAMPSVYPKERFSAEKLETLPNVDHYTQWADACLGNGATTSHFDYAGPLTEAVLLGTIGIRFPDQGLDWDAENLRITNVASANDYLSKTYRKGWEPTWS, from the coding sequence ATGGCATTCCAGCTTTCTCGCCGTCGCGTTCTGCAGTCCGCCGTCACCGCCGGAGCCTTGGCAGGCCTCGCTCCCCAACATTATCGCCGCGTCCTGGGAGCCAATAGTCGGCTCCGAATCGCGAGCATCGGAACCGGGGGCAAAGGATGGAGCGATCTGCTCGGGGTGGCCGCCAGCCCTTCGGTGGATGTCGCCGCCCTCTGCGACATCGATAGTTCCAAAGAGCATCTCGGACGAGCTGCGGAGAAATATCCTCATGCCGCCACCTTTGACGACTGGCGCAAATTGCTGGATACGTCCAAGGATGTTCAGGGAGTCCTCGTATCCACCCCCGACTTCATGCACGCTCCTATCTCGCTGGCAGCGATGCAGCTAGGGAAACATATCTTCTGCCAAAAACCTCTCACGCACACAGTGTTCGAAGCTCGCCAGATGAGACTCGCAGCCAAAAAGGCGGGTGTCGTCACGCAAATGTGCAATCAGATTCAATCCCACTCCGCATATCGCACCGCCGTTCATTGGGTTCACTCCGGTTTGATCGGAAAGGTAAAGGAGGTTCACTCCTGGCAGTCGAACAATCCGACTTGGCCGCGACATATCGACACCCCTGCAGGAGCAGATCCCGTCCCCTCGCATATTCGATGGGATCTTTGGCAAGGTGTTGCACCCGAGACGGCCTACAAAGCGAATCTCTATCACCCCTTCAATTGGCGGGGTTGGCAAGCCTTTGGGACAGGGCAACTGGGGGACTTCGGTTGCCATATTCTCGACCCCGTCTTCAAGGCCTTGAAGTTGACTTCTCCTGTCTCATTGCAAGTTGCTGCGCCTGCTCTCAAGAAAGAGAGTTGGACAGACCGATGCACGGTCCAATATCTATTTCCGGGAACCGAATACACCACCGCTGGACGCCTGCCTGTGACTTGGTACGACGCTGCAGGTGTCGAGCCACCGCGAGATCGCATCCAGGATATCCCTTCGGACGTCGCGCTCCCGAAAGCTGGCTCGGTACTGATTGGCGAAAAAGGTTCGCTGGTCATTCCTCACGTCGCTATGCCGAGCGTCTACCCGAAGGAACGGTTTTCTGCTGAAAAGCTGGAAACGCTTCCGAACGTTGATCACTACACCCAATGGGCCGACGCTTGCCTGGGGAATGGGGCTACGACCTCGCACTTTGACTACGCTGGTCCCCTGACCGAAGCCGTATTGCTCGGAACGATCGGCATTCGCTTCCCCGACCAAGGCCTGGATTGGGATGCCGAAAATTTGCGGATCACCAATGTCGCTTCGGCCAACGACTACCTGAGCAAGACCTACCGCAAAGGCTGGGAGCCGACTTGGTCCTAG
- the floA gene encoding flotillin-like protein FloA (flotillin-like protein involved in membrane lipid rafts) — MDFLFLAQNIQLDFRSILMIGLAIGAVVIGLIALVIFWNFGSLWLQAKTSGADVSMMSLIGMYLRQVRPHVIVNAIIMASQAGLDTNRRTGITTQDLEAHYLAEGNVMNVINAIIAAQRAGIDLDFERAAAIDLAGRDVLDAVKTSVHPRVIDCPDPRHSGNGFLSAIAKNGIELKVKARVTVRTNLAQLIGGATEETVIARVGESIISSIGSSENHLVVLENPNLITRTVLKRGLDNQTAFTIVSIDIAHIEVGQNIGARLRADQAEADVRMARAQAEQRRAEAIAQEQVMKAKVAENRSNLVLAEAEVPQAMAKAFIAGHFQSAT; from the coding sequence ATGGATTTCCTGTTCCTCGCGCAAAACATCCAGTTGGACTTTCGAAGCATCCTCATGATTGGGCTTGCGATCGGCGCGGTCGTCATCGGCTTGATCGCGTTGGTCATCTTCTGGAATTTCGGAAGTTTGTGGCTACAGGCCAAGACCAGCGGCGCGGACGTTTCCATGATGAGTTTGATCGGAATGTACTTAAGGCAGGTTCGCCCGCACGTCATTGTCAACGCCATCATCATGGCGTCTCAGGCTGGGCTCGACACCAATCGACGCACCGGAATCACCACGCAGGACCTTGAAGCACATTACTTGGCCGAAGGGAATGTGATGAACGTGATAAACGCTATCATCGCTGCCCAGCGCGCAGGAATCGATCTCGATTTCGAACGAGCCGCCGCAATCGATCTTGCGGGACGCGATGTGTTAGATGCCGTGAAAACTTCGGTGCACCCCCGTGTGATCGACTGCCCTGATCCGAGGCATAGCGGCAACGGATTCCTTTCTGCGATTGCAAAAAATGGGATCGAACTGAAGGTAAAGGCTCGCGTGACCGTGCGAACCAACTTGGCCCAGCTCATCGGTGGTGCGACCGAGGAGACGGTCATTGCACGGGTGGGCGAGAGCATCATCAGTTCGATTGGATCGTCTGAGAATCATTTGGTGGTGTTGGAAAACCCAAACCTGATCACCCGCACGGTGCTCAAGCGAGGGCTGGATAACCAAACGGCTTTCACTATCGTTTCGATCGATATCGCCCACATCGAAGTAGGACAGAACATCGGGGCCAGGCTCCGAGCCGATCAAGCTGAGGCGGATGTTCGCATGGCTCGAGCGCAGGCGGAACAACGCCGTGCCGAGGCAATTGCGCAAGAGCAGGTCATGAAGGCTAAAGTCGCCGAGAACCGTTCCAATCTCGTGCTGGCGGAAGCGGAAGTCCCCCAGGCGATGGCAAAAGCGTTTATCGCTGGCCACTTCCAATCTGCAACCTAA